In Pseudofrankia saprophytica, one genomic interval encodes:
- a CDS encoding M50 family metallopeptidase yields the protein MLFHLAEPAALLGIFLALVIGVYAHDTAQIFAARLARDPTPLRSGRLKARPLPTRVSPFSAVAMLIAGNGWTEPIGMNEVWRKRRFHVSAAILAGPLAYLLLAFGAVAGVAGLSDPATLVIGDRTIEYDSIDSFPAELLLAMAVTFAAMFILSLIPIPPTDGGRVLFLLGPQSPGWRNANYKLTETHLGVILLLVILLVPILIPSLPSIVGQLAPPLLRGLGNIVGISL from the coding sequence GTGCTGTTCCACCTGGCCGAGCCCGCGGCGCTGCTCGGGATCTTCCTTGCCCTGGTCATCGGGGTCTACGCCCATGACACTGCCCAGATCTTCGCCGCGCGGCTGGCGCGTGACCCGACACCGCTGCGGTCGGGGCGGCTGAAGGCTCGACCGCTACCGACCCGGGTCAGCCCCTTCAGCGCGGTCGCGATGCTGATCGCCGGCAACGGCTGGACCGAACCGATCGGGATGAACGAGGTCTGGCGCAAGCGCCGGTTCCACGTCAGCGCGGCCATCCTCGCCGGACCACTCGCCTACCTGTTGCTCGCCTTCGGGGCGGTGGCGGGAGTCGCGGGCCTGTCCGACCCGGCCACGCTGGTCATCGGCGACCGGACCATCGAGTACGACAGCATCGACAGCTTCCCGGCGGAGCTGCTGCTCGCGATGGCCGTCACCTTCGCCGCGATGTTCATCCTGAGCCTGATCCCCATCCCGCCGACCGATGGCGGCCGGGTGCTCTTCCTGCTCGGGCCACAGTCACCCGGCTGGCGCAACGCGAACTACAAGCTCACCGAGACCCACCTCGGCGTCATCCTGCTGCTGGTGATCCTCCTCGTCCCCATCCTGATTCCGAGCCTCCCGTCGATCGTCGGCCAGCTCGCGCCACCGCTCCTGCGGGGACTGGGCAACATCGTCGGGATCAGCCTCTAG
- a CDS encoding ParA family protein, which produces MAGFSDAPSAGGASRVPFGEVTIEKPRIPEEGRLELAPADDKVGQTGPTGRPMPLFPVPEPLTSHGPAWVLAMCNQKGGVGKTTSTINLGAALAEYGRRVLLVDFDPQGALSVGLGINPNQFELTVHDLLLGGGDTDIDDVIIETQVENLDLLPSNIDLSAGEVLLVSEVGREHSLTRTLKPVLDDYDVILVDCQPSLGLLTVNALTAADAVIIPLECEYFALRGVALLLQTIDKVRDRLNSRLDLAGILATMYDARTLHAREVLARVVERFPDEVFHTVINRTVRFPETTVAGEPITTYAPTSVGAAGYRRLARELITRRGTPPAVG; this is translated from the coding sequence GTGGCTGGTTTCTCCGACGCGCCCTCGGCGGGCGGCGCTTCCCGGGTGCCCTTCGGTGAGGTCACCATCGAGAAGCCGCGTATCCCCGAGGAGGGCCGCCTCGAGCTGGCCCCCGCCGACGACAAGGTCGGCCAGACGGGTCCGACGGGACGGCCGATGCCGCTGTTCCCGGTGCCCGAGCCCCTGACGTCGCACGGTCCCGCCTGGGTGCTCGCCATGTGCAACCAGAAGGGCGGCGTCGGCAAGACCACCAGCACCATCAACCTGGGCGCCGCGCTCGCCGAGTACGGCCGCCGCGTGCTGCTCGTCGACTTCGACCCGCAGGGCGCGCTCTCCGTCGGCCTGGGCATCAACCCCAACCAGTTCGAACTGACCGTGCACGACCTGCTGCTGGGCGGCGGTGACACGGACATCGACGATGTGATCATCGAAACCCAGGTCGAGAACCTGGACCTGCTGCCCAGCAACATCGACCTGTCCGCCGGCGAGGTGCTGCTCGTCAGCGAGGTCGGCCGCGAGCACAGCCTGACGCGCACCCTGAAGCCGGTCCTCGACGACTACGACGTCATCCTGGTCGACTGCCAGCCGTCGCTCGGCCTGCTCACGGTGAACGCGCTGACGGCGGCCGACGCCGTGATCATCCCGCTGGAGTGCGAGTACTTCGCGCTGCGGGGTGTCGCGCTGCTGCTGCAGACGATCGACAAGGTCCGGGACCGGCTCAACTCCCGCCTCGACCTGGCCGGGATCCTCGCGACCATGTACGACGCCCGCACCCTGCACGCCCGCGAGGTGCTCGCCCGGGTCGTCGAGCGTTTCCCCGACGAGGTGTTCCACACGGTGATCAACCGGACGGTCCGTTTCCCCGAGACGACCGTCGCCGGCGAGCCGATCACCACCTACGCCCCGACCTCCGTCGGCGCGGCCGGTTACCGCCGCCTCGCCCGCGAGCTCATCACCCGCCGGGGAACGCCGCCGGCCGTCGGGTAG
- a CDS encoding SDR family oxidoreductase → MKIAVIGTGLIGSQVARKLAAAGHEVGAHSRATGVDLLTGAGLDEAVRGAQVVVDLTNSPTFDEASVDFFRTSVTNLLAAASGAGASHVVALSIVGVDQVPDLVYYRAKTLQEDLVKAGPLPYSIVRATQFMEFVPAVLAWTTDGDVVRLPATPIQPIAAAEVADAVAEVAAGAPLAGTREVGGPEVFPLDELGRVTLAATGDGRRVVTDETAGMFAAVKGDVLTTSEGAHIAATHYRDWLRSR, encoded by the coding sequence ATGAAGATCGCGGTCATCGGCACGGGCCTCATCGGATCCCAGGTCGCGCGCAAGCTCGCGGCGGCCGGCCACGAGGTCGGCGCGCACTCGCGCGCCACCGGCGTCGACCTGCTCACCGGCGCGGGGCTCGACGAGGCGGTACGCGGCGCCCAGGTCGTCGTGGACCTGACCAACTCCCCGACCTTCGACGAGGCGTCGGTGGACTTCTTCCGGACGTCGGTCACCAACCTCCTGGCCGCCGCCTCCGGGGCTGGCGCCAGCCATGTCGTCGCGCTGTCGATCGTCGGCGTAGACCAGGTGCCCGACCTGGTCTACTACCGGGCCAAGACGCTGCAGGAGGACCTGGTCAAGGCCGGTCCCCTCCCGTACTCGATCGTTCGCGCGACCCAGTTCATGGAGTTCGTCCCGGCGGTGCTGGCCTGGACCACCGACGGCGACGTCGTACGCCTGCCGGCCACGCCGATCCAGCCGATCGCCGCCGCGGAGGTCGCCGACGCCGTCGCCGAGGTCGCGGCCGGCGCCCCGCTGGCTGGCACGCGCGAGGTCGGCGGGCCCGAGGTCTTCCCGCTCGACGAGCTGGGCCGCGTCACCCTGGCCGCGACCGGCGACGGGCGCCGGGTCGTCACCGACGAGACGGCGGGCATGTTCGCCGCGGTCAAGGGCGACGTGCTCACCACGTCAGAGGGTGCCCACATCGCGGCCACGCACTACCGCGACTGGCTGCGGTCGCGCTGA
- a CDS encoding NAD(P)/FAD-dependent oxidoreductase, which produces MRRILIVGGGYAGFYAAWKLERKLRSGEAEVTLVDPRPYMTYQPFLPEVVAGSVEARHAAVSLRRHLRRTRVIAATVTAIDHANRVATVQPADADTFELGYDLIVVTAGAVTRKIPVPGIAERAIGLKHVEEAVAIRDQLLTAFDRAAALPPGPRRRKLLTVTFVGGGFSGVEGFGELLSLATALFKRYPELRRDELGFHLVEASGRILPEVTDRPGRWVVRSLERRGAHVHLNTQVTSAVDGHVVLSTGAEFDSELIIWTVGNGGNPVIGRHTDLPVDERGLVVVRPDLRVGTESHPVPDAWAAGDDAAVPDLASPVPGARTVPNAQHAYRQGKLLAHNLIATLRGREPKKYVHHSLGAVATLGLGHGIFQYRRIVVTGLPAWLMHRGYHVLAVPSWERKARVFVIWLTAALFGRDALSLAAVQHPRDAFVSGGEPSALPE; this is translated from the coding sequence ATGCGCAGGATCCTGATCGTCGGCGGCGGCTACGCCGGCTTCTACGCGGCCTGGAAGCTGGAGCGGAAGCTCCGTTCGGGCGAGGCCGAGGTCACCCTCGTCGACCCCCGCCCGTACATGACCTACCAGCCGTTCCTGCCCGAGGTCGTGGCCGGCTCGGTCGAGGCGCGGCACGCCGCGGTGTCGCTGCGCCGTCACCTACGCCGCACCCGGGTCATCGCCGCGACAGTGACCGCGATCGACCATGCCAACCGGGTGGCCACCGTCCAGCCCGCCGACGCGGACACGTTCGAGCTCGGCTACGACCTGATCGTCGTCACCGCCGGCGCGGTCACGCGGAAGATCCCCGTGCCCGGCATCGCCGAGCGGGCGATCGGCCTCAAGCACGTCGAGGAGGCCGTCGCCATCCGGGACCAGCTGCTGACCGCGTTCGACCGGGCCGCCGCGCTCCCGCCCGGTCCGCGGCGGCGCAAGCTGCTCACGGTCACCTTCGTCGGCGGCGGCTTCTCCGGGGTGGAGGGCTTCGGCGAGCTGCTGTCGCTGGCGACCGCGCTGTTCAAGCGCTACCCGGAGCTGCGCCGCGACGAGCTGGGGTTCCACCTGGTCGAGGCCTCGGGCCGCATCCTGCCCGAGGTCACCGACCGGCCGGGACGCTGGGTGGTGCGCTCGCTGGAACGCCGCGGCGCGCACGTCCACCTGAACACCCAGGTGACCTCCGCCGTCGACGGGCACGTGGTGCTCTCCACCGGCGCGGAGTTCGACTCGGAGCTGATCATCTGGACCGTGGGCAACGGCGGGAACCCCGTCATCGGCAGGCACACGGACCTCCCGGTCGACGAACGCGGCCTGGTCGTCGTCCGGCCGGACCTGCGGGTCGGCACCGAGAGCCATCCCGTGCCCGACGCCTGGGCGGCCGGCGACGACGCCGCCGTGCCCGACCTCGCGTCGCCTGTCCCGGGTGCGCGCACCGTGCCCAACGCCCAGCACGCCTATCGGCAGGGAAAGCTGCTGGCCCACAACCTCATCGCCACCCTGCGGGGCCGGGAGCCGAAGAAGTACGTGCACCACAGCCTCGGCGCCGTCGCGACCCTCGGCCTCGGCCACGGCATCTTCCAGTACCGGCGCATCGTCGTCACGGGGCTGCCGGCGTGGCTCATGCACCGTGGCTATCACGTGCTGGCCGTGCCGAGCTGGGAGCGCAAGGCGCGGGTCTTCGTGATCTGGCTGACCGCCGCGCTGTTCGGCCGCGACGCCCTCTCGCTCGCGGCCGTGCAGCACCCTCGGGACGCGTTCGTCAGCGGTGGTGAACCGTCCGCCCTTCCGGAGTAG
- a CDS encoding lipopolysaccharide assembly protein LapA domain-containing protein, protein MVYAVTVLVLVLAIMVVLFVAQNDQKVTIWLFGTRKYMSVAGALSIAAAAGLVVGLLIGLITQIPVRRKLRAAKRRLEG, encoded by the coding sequence GTGGTCTATGCCGTGACCGTCCTCGTGCTCGTCCTCGCGATCATGGTCGTGCTGTTCGTCGCCCAGAACGACCAGAAGGTCACGATCTGGCTGTTCGGCACGCGCAAGTACATGTCGGTGGCCGGAGCGCTGAGCATCGCCGCGGCCGCCGGGCTGGTCGTCGGTCTGTTGATCGGTCTCATCACGCAGATCCCCGTGCGCCGCAAGCTGCGAGCCGCCAAGCGCCGCCTCGAGGGCTGA
- a CDS encoding RrF2 family transcriptional regulator — protein MLSESSRRLYAEPVRLSGGVEAALHCCVVLTAASEPVPAARLAQLHGVSATYLAKHLQALSRAELVRSVQGKSGGYVLTRPPEEITALDVVEAVEGPQPTFVCAEIRQRGPLAAPPEACTAPCAITRTMLAADHAWRAALREVSIADLSRSVAHDYESDVLGQIGAWLTPAEH, from the coding sequence ATGTTGTCCGAGTCAAGTCGCCGTCTATACGCTGAACCCGTGCGGTTGTCCGGTGGGGTCGAGGCGGCGTTGCACTGCTGCGTGGTGCTGACCGCGGCGAGCGAACCGGTCCCCGCGGCCCGTTTGGCGCAGCTGCACGGGGTCTCGGCGACGTACCTGGCCAAGCACCTGCAGGCGCTGTCCCGCGCGGAGCTGGTGCGGTCGGTGCAGGGCAAGTCCGGCGGATACGTGCTGACCCGCCCACCGGAGGAGATCACGGCGCTCGACGTGGTCGAGGCCGTCGAGGGACCGCAGCCGACGTTCGTGTGCGCGGAGATCCGGCAGCGGGGCCCACTGGCCGCCCCGCCGGAGGCGTGCACCGCGCCCTGCGCCATCACCCGCACGATGCTCGCCGCCGACCACGCCTGGCGCGCGGCCCTGCGCGAGGTATCGATCGCCGACCTGAGCCGTTCGGTGGCCCACGACTACGAGTCCGACGTCCTCGGCCAGATCGGCGCCTGGCTGACCCCGGCGGAGCACTGA
- a CDS encoding PaaI family thioesterase gives MTASRTDLPAGAAVPARHPDAPAPGTVLPAHYAHCFGCGPAEEHGLHLTIVAGEGVELTATLEVTEHHQGAPGLAHGGLLASALDEILGMLGHLTRMSCVTARLETDFRRPVPVGTTLHLRSRADGVAGRKLYASAEGCLGAPDGPVAVRARALFVQVGLEHFAEHGRAEELEAIVRDPGLVSVPDYPVNP, from the coding sequence GTGACGGCGTCTCGAACCGATCTTCCGGCCGGCGCGGCGGTGCCGGCGCGGCATCCGGACGCGCCGGCGCCGGGAACCGTCCTGCCCGCGCACTACGCGCACTGCTTCGGTTGCGGGCCCGCCGAGGAGCACGGCCTGCACCTGACGATCGTGGCCGGCGAGGGTGTCGAACTGACGGCGACCCTGGAGGTCACCGAGCACCATCAGGGCGCCCCGGGGCTGGCGCACGGCGGCCTGCTGGCGTCGGCTCTCGACGAGATCCTCGGCATGCTCGGCCATCTGACCCGGATGAGCTGTGTCACCGCTCGGCTCGAGACCGACTTCCGGCGGCCGGTGCCGGTCGGCACGACGCTTCACCTGCGGTCTCGGGCCGACGGGGTCGCTGGGCGCAAGCTGTACGCGAGCGCCGAAGGATGCCTCGGCGCCCCCGACGGTCCGGTCGCGGTCCGGGCCCGCGCCCTGTTCGTCCAGGTCGGCCTGGAACACTTCGCCGAGCACGGCCGGGCCGAGGAGCTCGAGGCGATCGTTCGCGACCCGGGCCTGGTCAGCGTCCCGGACTACCCCGTCAACCCGTAG